A single genomic interval of Labrus bergylta chromosome 18, fLabBer1.1, whole genome shotgun sequence harbors:
- the fbxo30a gene encoding F-box only protein 30a, whose amino-acid sequence MENLHSHCLKCINRRCMVRTEAGICCDLIGCPLVCGAVFHSCKLEEHRLLCPYERLPCLNSGFGCPFTITRIKMAQHLETCPASIVCCTMEWNRWPVSYSDRKSYENLSKDFDEVEQLDMALALQDQRMLLESLKVTTTVSKNGDKEADESDKMATASSLPETILGNGTVEMEDEPYNELYRASVETSRSLAVALDILTSSKDIGVIVGNLNGEKNGALHNGENGASHNVYVAEGVKNVDMQESDSDSECELGAVGGVDCAVGTDGGEDGIGWVEENDFVELFFEEKEESIKEPINDSNRVWPEMPQDYMPVIALEPPVPQQAPLSPPMPFLLSEHVRNNFLQHLPSELRYRCLERKLQNVEVLRGISMFTFNGRRALLSDPYLFRAKMEDKAVDTSDLEVADDPMGLHGIDLITAALLFCLGDSPGGRGISDSRFVDGYHIDFGTQTFSFPSAILATNTMVGDIASASACDHASPQLSNPSPFHTLRLDLVLECVARYQTKQRSMFTFVCGQLFRRDEFSSHFKNVHGDIHAGLNGWMEQRCPLAYYGCTYSQRRFCPSVQGFRIIHDRHLGSFGVQPGLPLNTGDGRQRNASHFRSQCDQFSSLPFEVLQHVASFLDSFSLCQLSRVSRTMRDVCASLLQMRGMVVLLWDKKRRADGSTSWQITDKVWRFSTAFGTVNEWKFANIASMADHLKKCKFNTISRREEAIPLPCMCFTRELTKEGRCLRSVLKPVA is encoded by the exons atggagAATCTGCACTCCCACTGCCttaaatgcattaacagaagaTGCATGGTAAGAACAGAGGCCGGTATTTGCTGCGACCTCATCGGCTGCCCTCTTGTCTGCGGGGCAGTTTTTCACTCATGCAAACTGGAGGAACATCGTCTGCTCTGTCCGTATGAAAGGCTGCCATGCCTCAACAGCGGGTTCGGCTGCCCGTTCACTATCACAAGGATCAAGATGGCACAGCATCTTGAGACGTGCCCAGCAAGTATAGTATGTTGTACCATGGAGTGGAATCGTTGGCCTGTGAGCTACTCTGACCGCAAGTCCTATGAAAACTTGAGTAAAGACTTTGATGAGGTGGAGCAGCTAGACATGGCTTTGGCCCTGCAGGATCAGAGGATGTTATTAGAGTCCCTGAAGGTTACAACCACTGTGTCAAAGAATGGAGACAAGGAAGCAGATGAAAGTGACAAGATGGCCACGGCATCAAGTCTACCAGAGACAATATTAGGTAATGGAACTGTGGAAATGGAAGACGAGCCCTATAACGAGTTGTATAGGGCCTCAGTGGAGACGAGCAGAAGTTTAGCAGTGGCCTTGGATATTCTCACTAGTTCCAAAGATATTGGTGTTATAGTTGGAAATCTAAATGGGGAAAAGAATGGAGCACTCCATAATGGGGAAAACGGTGCTAGTCATAATGTTTATGTCGCTGAAGGTGTGAAAAATGTAGATATGCAGGAGAGCGACTCTGATTCAGAGTGTGAGCTTGGAGCAGTAGGTGGAGTGGACTGCGCTGTGGGaacagatggaggagaagacGGAATTGGATGGGTCGAAGAAAATGATTTTGTGGAGTTGTTttttgaagagaaggaagaaagtATCAAAGAGCCAATAAATGACTCTAACCGTGTCTGGCCAGAGATGCCTCAGGATTACATGCCTGTGATAGCACTGGAACCTCCTGTGCCTCAGCAAGCACCACTTTCACCTCCGATGCCATTCCTGCTGTCTGAACATGTGAGAAACAACTTCTTGCAACACTTACCTTCTGAACTCAGGTACAGGTGTTTGGAGCGTAAACTACAGAATGTAGAAGTGCTCAGAGGAATAAGTATGTTTACATTTAACGGACGCCGAGCTCTGCTGTCAGACCCTTACCTATttcgagcaaagatggaggacaaGGCAGTTGACACATCTGACCTGGAAGTAGCAGATGACCCGATGGGCCTTCATGGCATTGATCTCATCACTGCAGCTTTGCTCTTTTGCCTCGGGGACTCTCCAGGAGGCAGGGGAATCTCAGACAGCAGGTTTGTTGACGGCTACCACATTGATTTTGGTACTCAGACATTCTCCTTCCCTTCAGCCATTCTCGCAACAAACACCATGGTGGGAGATATCGCCTCAGCTTCGGCCTGTGATCACGCCAGTCCACAGCTCTCTAACCCAAGCCCCTTCCACACTCTCAGGCTCGATCTGGTGCTCGAATGTGTGGCACGATACCAAACAAAGCAGCGCTCCATGTTCACATTTGTGTGCGGGCAGCTGTTCCGGCGTGACGAGTTTTCGTCacatttcaaaaatgttcaCGGGGATATTCACGCTGGACTCAATGGCTGGATGGAGCAACGCTGCCCCTTGGCCTACTACGGCTGCACCTACTCCCAAAGACGGTTCTGCCCATCTGTTCAGGGTTTCAGAATCATCCATGACAGGCACCTCGGCTCGTTTGGGGTTCAGCCTGGTTTGCCCTTAAATACCGGGGACGGACGCCAAAGAAACGCCAGCCACTTCCGGTCTCAGTGCGACCAATTCAGCAGTCTTCCATTCGAGGTGTTACAACATGTAGCAAGCTTCCTGGACAGCTTTAGCTTGTGCCAACTGTCCAGAGTGTCACGTACCATGAGGGATGTGTGTGCTAGTCTCCTCCAGATGCGGGGCATGGTTGTCCTGCTGTGGGATAAGAAAAGACGAGCGGATGGCTCTACATCATGGCAGATCACTGACAAG gTTTGGCGATTCAGCACAGCGTTCGGTACAGTGAATGAGTGGAAGTTTGCCAACATAGCCAGCATGGCGGACCATCTCAAGAAGTGCAAGTTCAACACAATCTCTCGCCGTGAAGAGGCGATCCCCCTGCCATGCATGTGCTTCACCAGAGAGCTCACAAAAGAGGGAAGGTGTTTACGCTCAGTCCTCAAACCAGTAGCATAA